From Triticum aestivum cultivar Chinese Spring chromosome 4A, IWGSC CS RefSeq v2.1, whole genome shotgun sequence, a single genomic window includes:
- the LOC123082729 gene encoding uncharacterized protein, giving the protein MEARTSSTAAAAAPLPPDDLLLEILLRLPPEPIHLFRASFVCKHWRGLVHDARFLRRFRDFHGGTPPVLGFFNQAGPPLFVPTSGGFALSTATVFPDDWWALDCRHGRVLLDSCRNRTLLVWEPMTGDKRYLPPPAQASHGSFEYNAAVLCAAGHTDHGDCHSCPFLVAFVFSHQTDFITSACVFSSETGVWGEITSILVPYALGQATPTALVGNTIYWLLDNCSIFEFDLDKHMLGLTEEFPYDALESYERQIVIMPTDVGWLGLAGVEEFNLHLWSKVVSVDGVVTWTHQRVIDLKKFLPPEVVAGCMVQDIRAEAVGYAEDADVIFIDVYPSIYMIHLKSMKVKEVSGKLICKYILPYSSFYAPGIAIDGGKDQA; this is encoded by the exons ATGGAGGCACGGACGAGCTCGacggcggccgccgccgcgccgcttccCCCGGACGATCTCCTCCTGGAGATCCTGCTCCGCCTCCCGCCGGAGCCGATCCACCTCTTCCGCGCCTCCTTCGTCTGCAAGCACTGGCGCGGCCTCGTCCACGACGCCCGCTTCCTTCGCCGCTTCCGCGATTTCCACGGCGGGACGCCTCCCGTGCTCGGCTTCTTCAACCAGGCAGGGCCTCCCTTATTCGTCCCCACCTCCGGCGGCTTCGCGCTCTCCACCGCCACCGTGTTCCCCGATGACTGGTGGGCCCTCGACTGTCGCCACGGCCGCGTCCTCCTGGACAGCTGCCGCAACCGGACGCTGCTCGTCTGGGAACCCATGACCGGTGACAAGCGCTACCTGCCGCCCCCCGCGCAGGCCTCTCATGGGAGCTTCGAGTACAATGCCGCAGTTCTGTGCGCGGCTGGGCACACCGACCACGGCGACTGCCATTCCTGCCCGTTTCTCGTGGCGTTCGTGTTCAGTCACCAGACAGATTTCATCACCTCCGCATGCGTCTTCTCGTCCGAGACCGGTGTCTGGGGTGAGATCACTTCGATTCTTGTGCCATATGCATTAGGTCAGGCAACGCCCACGGCTCTGGTTGGAAACACAATCTACTGGCTGTTGGACAACTGCAGCATCTTTGAGTTTGATTTGGATAAGCATATGCTGGGTCTGACTGAGGAGTTCCCATATGACGCGCTAGAAAGCTACGAAAGACAGATTGTCATCATGCCTACAGATGTTGGATGGCTTGGTTTGGCCGGAGTTGAAGAATTCAATCTCCATCTGTGGTCAAAGGTGGTGAGCGTTGACGGGGTAGTGACATGGACACACCAAAGGGTCATTGATCTCAAAAAGTTTCTTCCTCCCGAAGTAGTGGCGGGGTGTATGGTTCAAGATATTCGAGCGGAGGCAGTTGGCTATGCGGAAGATGCTGATGTGATCTTCATTGATGTGTATCCTAGCATCTACATGATCCATCTCAAGTCCATGAAGGTCAAGGAGGTGTCAGGCAAACTCATCTGCAAATACATTTTGCCTTACTCAAGTTTCTACGCTCCAG GAATTGCCATTGATGGTGGAAAAGATCAAGCTTAA